The following proteins come from a genomic window of Leucoraja erinacea ecotype New England chromosome 1, Leri_hhj_1, whole genome shotgun sequence:
- the plk2b gene encoding serine/threonine-protein kinase PLK2b: MDLLRTITYQQGVKMCEQPLGKAADLCFNKRQEDLTCTNAELSRIITDPATGKCYCRGKVLGKGGFAKCYEMTDLTTNIVYAAKIIPHTRVAKPHQREKIDREIELHRTLHHKHIVRFYHYFEDKENIYILLEHCSRRSMAHVLKARKVLTEPEVRYYLRQIVSGLKCLHDQGILHRDLKLGNFFINEAMELKIGDFGLAAKLEPVEQRSRTICGTPNYLSPEVLNKQGHGCESDIWALGCVMYTMLLGRPPFETTNLKETYRCIKEARYTMPSSLSISARQLIASMLAKNPEDRPSLDDILQYDFLTQGFTPERLSQTCCHYAPDFHLSSPAKNFFKKAAAALFGGKKDKAKFLDNHNKLGKDDTDEIYKLKNDLKKISLSKQLNKSQSDEELVLSSKPPISNVKPETSLPMKDNEQQIRDSIRMIVRGTLGSCSSSSSESLEDSTMGSVADTVARVLKGCLENMPEGDHLPKQQSNFSFQWVTKWVDYSNKYGFGYQLSDHTVGVLFNNGTHMSLLADKKTIHYYAELGQCSVFTTLDIPEKFVSQMTILKYFAHYMEENLMEGGDLPGSVDAQKLRLCLLQWLKSDRALMMLFSDGTFQVNFYHDHTKIIICNHNEEYLLTYINEDRVSATFKLSTLLMAGCSQELRTRMEYALNMVQQRFN; this comes from the exons ATGGATTTACTGAGGACTATCACTTACCAGCAAGGCGTCAAGATGTGCGAGCAGCCTCTCGGCAAAGCTGCAGATCTCTGCTTCAACAAAAGGCAAGAAGACCTGACCTGCACCAATGCCGAGTTGTCCCGGATTATAACTGACCCCGCCACTGGCAAATGTTACTGTCGAGGGAAAGTGCTGGGCAAG GGTGGCTTTGCCAAGTGCTACGAGATGACAGACCTGACAACGAACATCGTCTATGCTGCAAAGatcatcccacacacacgagTGGCCAAGCCGCAccagagagagaag ATTGACCGAGAAATCGAGCTGCACAGAACGCTTCACCACAAGCATATCGTTCGCTTCTACCATTATTTTGAAGATAAAGAAAACATTTACATCCTGTTGGAACATTGTAGCCGAAGA TCGATGGCTCACGTACTGAAAGCTCGTAAAGTGCTGACAGAACCAGAAGTACGATACTACCTCCGACAGATCGTCTCAGGACTGAAGTGCCTACATGACCAAGGGATCCTACACAGAGACCTCAAGCTCG GTAACTTTTTCATCAATGAGGCAATGGAACTGAAAATTGGGGATTTTGGATTGGCAGCAAAGTTGGAACCAGTGGAGCAAAGGAGCAG GACCATCTGTGGCACACCAAATTATTTGTCTCCTGAAGTTCTCAACAAGCAAGGACATGGTTGTGAATCTGATATCTGGGCATTGGGCTGTGTAAT GTATACCATGCTGTTGGGGCGACCCCCATTTGAAACGACCAACCTAAAGGAAACCTACAGATGTATAAAGGAAGCAAGATACACAATGCCATCATCACTGTCGATATCTGCGAGACAATTGATAGCCAGTATGCTagcaaaaaatccagaagatcgACCCAGTCTTGATGATATCCTGCAATATGATTTCCTGACTCAG GGGTTTACACCTGAGAGACTGTCGCAGACCTGTTGCCATTATGCGCCAGATTTTCACCTGTCCAGCCCTGCCAAGAACTTTTTCAAAAAGGCAGCTGCAGCCCTGTTTGGTGGGAAGAAGGACAAAGCCAAGTTTTTGGACAATCACA ACAAACTGGGAAAGGATGATACAGATGAAATTTACAAGCTGAAGAATGACTTGAAGAAAATATCATTAAGCAAGCAACTGAACAAAAGTCAATCAGATGAG GAGTTGGTGTTGTCTAGCAAGCCACCAATTAGCAATGTCAAACCAGAGACCTCCTTACCAATGAAGGATAATGAGCAACAAATTCGAGATTCCATAAGGATGATAGTGAGAGGAACTTTGGGAAGCTGCAGCAGCAGTAGTAGTGAAT CGCTTGAAGACAGTACCATGGGAAGTGTTGCTGACACAGTTGCTAGAGTACTAAAGGGCTGCCTGGAAAATATGCCAGAAG GAGATCACTTGCCAAAGCAGCAATCGAACTTCTCCTTCCAATGGGTCACCAAGTGGGTGGATTATTCAAATAAGTATGGCTTTGGGTATCAATTATCGGATCACACAGTTGGTGTCCTCTTCAACAATGGAACCCACATGAGCTTGTTGGCAGACAAGAA AACCATCCATTATTATGCAGAGCTAGGACAATGTTCTGTCTTCACAACACTTGATATCCCTGAGAAGTTTGTTAGTCAAATGACTATTCTGAAATATTTTGCACACTACATGGAAGAAAATCTAATGGAG GGTGGTGATCTGCCCGGTTCGGTGGATGCACAGAAATTGAGATTGTGTCTCCTTCAATGGTTGAAATCAGACCGTGCACTGATGATGCTCTTCAGTGATGGCACATTCCAG GTGAATTTTTATCACGATCACACAAAAATTATTATTTGCAATCACAATGAGGAATACCTACTTACTTATATCAATGAAGATAGAGTTTCTGCTACATTCAAACTCTCAACACTTTTAATGGCTGGATGTTCACAAGAACTTCGTACTAGAATGGAATATGCATTAAATATGGTGCAACAACGATTTAATTAA